The following proteins are co-located in the Citrobacter freundii ATCC 8090 = MTCC 1658 = NBRC 12681 genome:
- a CDS encoding fructosamine kinase family protein, translated as MWQAISRLLSEQLGEGEIELRNELPGGEIHAAWHLRYAGRDFFVKCDERELLTGFTAEADQLELLSRSQTVSVPKVWAVGADRDYSFLVMDFLPPRPLDAHNAFILGQQLAHLHEWSDQPQFGLDFDNALSTTPQPNTWQRRWSTFFAEQRIGWQLELAAEKGIAFGNIDAIVEHVQQRLSSHQPQPSLLHGDLWSGNCALGPNGPYIFDPACYWGDRECDLAMLPLHIDQPPQIYDGYQSVSPLPLDFLDRQPIYQLYTLLNRAILFGGQHLVVAQKALDRLLAA; from the coding sequence ATGTGGCAGGCTATCAGTCGTCTTTTAAGCGAGCAATTAGGTGAAGGCGAAATCGAACTGCGTAATGAACTGCCCGGCGGAGAGATTCACGCCGCATGGCATTTACGCTATGCGGGGCGAGATTTTTTCGTCAAATGCGATGAAAGAGAGCTGTTAACCGGCTTTACGGCAGAAGCCGATCAGCTGGAGCTACTTTCCCGCAGTCAAACTGTATCGGTACCGAAAGTCTGGGCAGTAGGCGCAGACAGAGATTACAGCTTTCTGGTGATGGATTTCCTCCCTCCCCGTCCGCTTGATGCGCATAACGCGTTTATCCTCGGTCAACAGCTTGCGCATTTGCACGAATGGAGCGACCAGCCTCAGTTTGGTCTCGACTTCGATAACGCGCTCTCTACCACACCGCAGCCCAATACCTGGCAACGTCGCTGGTCAACCTTTTTCGCCGAGCAGCGTATAGGCTGGCAACTGGAACTCGCCGCTGAAAAAGGCATTGCGTTTGGCAATATTGATGCCATCGTCGAACATGTCCAGCAACGTCTCTCTTCTCATCAGCCGCAGCCGTCTCTCCTGCACGGTGATTTGTGGTCCGGGAACTGCGCCCTCGGTCCTAACGGTCCGTACATCTTTGACCCTGCCTGCTACTGGGGGGACAGAGAGTGCGACCTGGCAATGCTGCCGTTACATATCGATCAGCCGCCGCAAATTTATGACGGTTACCAGTCTGTCTCACCACTACCGCTGGACTTTCTCGACAGGCAGCCAATCTACCAGCTCTATACGCTGCTGAATCGAGCAATTCTGTTCGGAGGACAGCATCTGGTTGTGGCGCAGAAAGCGCTGGATAGATTACTCGCTGCTTAA
- the hxpB gene encoding hexitol phosphatase HxpB — protein sequence MSTPRQILAAIFDMDGLLVDSEPLWDQAELDVIASLGVDISRRHELPDTLGLRIDMVVDLWFAQQPWNGPSRQEVTERIITRAIALVEETKPLLPGVREAVALCKSQGIKVGLASASPLHMLEKVLTMFDLRSSFDALASAEKLPYSKPHPQVYLDCATKLGIDPLNCVALEDSVNGMIASKAARMRSIVVPAHENQDDPRFVLADVKLTSLTELTAVHLRG from the coding sequence ATGTCAACCCCGCGTCAAATTCTTGCTGCAATTTTCGATATGGATGGGTTACTGGTCGATTCTGAACCGCTTTGGGATCAGGCTGAACTGGATGTGATAGCAAGTTTAGGCGTTGATATCTCCCGCCGCCATGAACTTCCCGATACTCTTGGCTTACGCATCGATATGGTGGTCGATTTGTGGTTTGCGCAGCAACCGTGGAACGGTCCCTCACGTCAGGAGGTCACCGAGCGCATCATCACCCGGGCCATTGCGTTAGTGGAAGAAACAAAACCACTGCTGCCGGGTGTGCGTGAAGCCGTGGCGTTGTGCAAATCTCAGGGAATCAAAGTAGGACTGGCATCCGCCTCGCCGCTGCATATGCTGGAAAAAGTGCTGACCATGTTTGATCTGCGCAGCAGCTTCGACGCGTTGGCTTCTGCAGAAAAACTGCCCTACAGCAAACCGCACCCGCAGGTTTATCTCGATTGCGCCACAAAACTGGGCATTGACCCGTTAAACTGCGTAGCACTGGAAGATTCGGTAAACGGCATGATTGCTTCGAAAGCCGCCCGTATGCGTTCCATCGTCGTACCAGCGCATGAGAATCAGGACGATCCCCGCTTCGTTCTTGCCGACGTTAAACTAACCTCGCTCACCGAACTTACTGCCGTTCATCTGCGCGGCTAA
- the kduD gene encoding 2-dehydro-3-deoxy-D-gluconate 5-dehydrogenase KduD: protein MIQEAFRLEGKVAIVTGCDTGLGQGMAVALAEAGCDVVGVNRKIPHETAEKINALGRRFMAIQADLSQQDALTSIVTQSVSAFGRIDILVNNAGTIRRQDALDFSEKDWDDVMNLNLKSVFFLSQAVARQFLAQGNGGKIINIASMLSFQGGIRVPSYTASKSGVLGITRLLANEWAAKGINVNAIAPGYMATNNTQQLRADSERNQEIIDRIPAGRWGTPNDLKGPVVFLASSASDYIHGYTLAVDGGWLAR from the coding sequence ATGATTCAGGAAGCTTTTCGTCTCGAAGGTAAAGTAGCCATCGTCACTGGATGTGACACCGGCCTTGGGCAGGGTATGGCAGTGGCGCTGGCTGAAGCGGGCTGCGATGTAGTCGGCGTGAATCGTAAAATACCACATGAAACCGCAGAGAAAATTAACGCCCTCGGTCGACGTTTTATGGCTATTCAGGCCGACCTCAGCCAACAAGATGCTCTCACCAGCATCGTGACACAATCGGTGTCGGCGTTTGGCCGGATCGATATTCTGGTCAACAATGCGGGAACCATACGCCGTCAGGATGCGCTGGACTTCAGTGAAAAGGATTGGGATGACGTGATGAATCTGAATCTCAAATCTGTTTTCTTTCTGTCACAGGCCGTGGCGCGCCAGTTTCTGGCTCAGGGCAATGGCGGAAAAATTATTAACATTGCCTCGATGCTCTCTTTTCAGGGCGGAATCCGCGTCCCTTCCTATACAGCATCAAAAAGCGGCGTACTGGGCATCACTCGCCTGCTCGCCAATGAATGGGCGGCCAAAGGAATTAATGTCAATGCTATCGCACCCGGCTATATGGCGACCAATAATACCCAGCAGCTGCGCGCAGACAGCGAGCGCAATCAGGAGATTATCGATCGTATTCCCGCAGGGCGCTGGGGCACGCCAAATGATCTGAAAGGCCCGGTCGTATTCCTCGCAAGTTCCGCCTCTGACTATATTCATGGCTATACGCTAGCCGTGGATGGCGGTTGGCTGGCGCGGTAA
- a CDS encoding metal-dependent hydrolase: MGFIMTAEGHLLFSIACAVFAKNAELTPILAQGDWWHIVPSAILTCLLPDIDHPKSLLGQRLKWISKPIARAFGHRGFTHSLLAVFALLTTFYLKVPDTWIIPADALQGMVLGYLSHILADMLTPAGVPLLWPCRWRFRLPILVPQKGNQLERFLCMALFAWAIWMPQTVQENSAVRWSSQMINTLQMQFNRFITHQID; the protein is encoded by the coding sequence TTGGGTTTTATCATGACGGCGGAAGGCCACCTTCTTTTTTCTATTGCCTGTGCGGTATTTGCCAAGAATGCCGAGCTAACGCCCATTCTTGCGCAGGGTGACTGGTGGCATATTGTTCCTTCCGCCATTTTAACGTGCCTGCTGCCGGATATTGATCATCCCAAATCCCTGCTGGGGCAGCGTCTGAAGTGGATATCAAAACCCATTGCCCGGGCATTTGGTCATCGCGGGTTTACGCATAGCCTGCTTGCAGTCTTTGCCCTGCTGACCACGTTTTACCTGAAAGTCCCGGACACCTGGATAATACCGGCTGATGCCTTACAAGGTATGGTTCTCGGTTATCTCAGCCATATTCTGGCCGATATGCTGACCCCAGCGGGCGTTCCCCTGCTTTGGCCCTGCCGCTGGCGTTTTCGTCTGCCCATTCTCGTGCCGCAAAAAGGCAACCAACTGGAGCGGTTTCTGTGCATGGCACTGTTCGCATGGGCAATCTGGATGCCGCAGACCGTACAAGAGAACAGCGCTGTACGCTGGTCTTCGCAGATGATTAATACGCTACAAATGCAGTTCAATCGTTTCATAACGCATCAGATTGACTAA
- the chbR gene encoding transcriptional regulator ChbR — protein MMQLQINAPEIKTVYEQQLFNGKNFHVFIYNKTESISGLHQHDYYEFTLVLTGRYYQEINGKRVLLERGDFVFIPLGSHHQSFYDFGATRILNVGISKRFFEQHYHPLLPFCFVASQVYRANNSFLTYIETVIASLNFRESGLDEFVEVVTFYIINRLRHHREEQVLDDIPQWLKTTVETMHDKRQFSENALENMVQLSAKSQEYLTRATQRYYSKTPMQIINEIRINFAKKQLEMTNYSVTDIAYESGYSSPSLFIKTFKKLTSFTPNSYRKKLTEFNQ, from the coding sequence ATAATGCAGCTACAGATTAACGCACCGGAAATCAAAACCGTTTATGAACAGCAGCTGTTTAATGGCAAAAATTTCCATGTGTTCATCTATAACAAAACTGAGAGCATCAGCGGGCTGCATCAGCATGACTACTATGAATTTACCCTGGTTTTAACCGGGCGCTATTATCAGGAAATCAACGGTAAACGCGTACTGCTCGAACGTGGAGACTTTGTCTTTATCCCGTTGGGATCGCACCACCAAAGTTTTTATGATTTTGGTGCGACAAGGATCCTTAACGTCGGCATCAGTAAACGTTTTTTTGAACAGCACTATCACCCGCTACTGCCATTTTGTTTCGTTGCATCGCAGGTCTATCGGGCGAATAACTCGTTTCTTACCTATATTGAAACGGTTATTGCATCACTTAACTTTCGCGAGAGCGGACTGGATGAATTTGTAGAAGTGGTCACCTTCTATATTATTAATCGGTTACGTCATCATCGCGAAGAGCAGGTGTTGGATGATATTCCGCAGTGGCTTAAAACCACCGTTGAGACCATGCATGACAAACGTCAGTTTAGCGAGAATGCGCTGGAAAATATGGTACAACTGTCCGCGAAATCCCAGGAGTACCTGACCCGCGCAACCCAGCGTTATTACAGCAAAACGCCGATGCAGATTATTAATGAAATCCGCATTAACTTTGCTAAAAAACAGCTGGAAATGACGAACTATTCTGTAACGGATATTGCTTACGAGTCTGGCTACAGTAGTCCAAGCCTGTTTATTAAAACGTTTAAAAAGCTGACGTCGTTTACACCGAATAGCTACCGTAAGAAATTAACTGAATTTAATCAGTAG
- a CDS encoding 6-phospho-beta-glucosidase gives MSQKLKVVTIGGGSSYTPELLEGFIKRYHELPVSELWLVDVDGGKEKLDIIFDLCQRMIDKAGVPMKLFKTLDRREALKDADFVTTQLRVGQLQAREKDERIPLSHGYLGQETNGAGGLFKGLRTIPVIFDIVKDVEELCPNAWVINFTNPAGMVTEAVYRHTNFKKFIGVCNIPIGMKMFISDVLALKESDDLSIDLFGLNHMVFIKDVLVNGVSRFDELLDGVASGQLKASGVKNIFDLPFSEGLIRSLKLLPCSYLLYYFKPKEMLAIEMGEYYKGGARAQVVQKVEKQLFELYKNPELNVKPKELEQRGGAYYSDAACEVINAIYNDKQTEHYVNVPHHGHVDNIPADWAVEMTCTLGRNGATPHPRITHFDEKVLGLIYTIKGFEVAASNAALSGELNDVLLALNLSPLVHSDSDAEILARELILAHEKWLPNFAGCIEKLKSEQH, from the coding sequence ATGAGCCAGAAATTAAAAGTCGTCACTATCGGTGGCGGGAGCAGCTACACCCCTGAATTACTTGAAGGCTTTATTAAGCGCTATCATGAATTACCGGTTTCTGAGTTGTGGCTGGTTGATGTCGACGGTGGAAAAGAGAAACTGGACATTATTTTTGACCTATGCCAGCGCATGATCGATAAAGCCGGCGTGCCGATGAAGTTGTTTAAAACGCTGGATCGCCGTGAAGCACTGAAAGATGCTGATTTCGTTACCACCCAGCTGCGTGTAGGGCAGCTGCAAGCCCGTGAAAAGGATGAACGCATTCCGCTGAGCCACGGGTATCTGGGGCAGGAAACCAACGGCGCTGGCGGGTTGTTCAAAGGCCTGCGTACCATTCCGGTTATCTTTGATATTGTTAAAGATGTGGAAGAACTGTGCCCGAATGCGTGGGTGATCAACTTCACTAACCCAGCCGGGATGGTGACTGAGGCGGTTTATCGCCATACGAATTTCAAGAAATTCATCGGCGTATGTAATATTCCGATCGGCATGAAAATGTTCATCAGCGACGTGCTGGCGCTGAAAGAGAGCGATGACTTATCTATCGACCTGTTTGGTCTGAACCATATGGTCTTCATTAAGGATGTTCTGGTCAACGGTGTGTCACGCTTTGATGAACTGCTTGACGGCGTTGCTTCGGGTCAGTTGAAAGCCTCTGGCGTGAAGAACATCTTCGACCTGCCGTTCAGCGAAGGATTGATTCGTTCGCTGAAGCTGCTGCCGTGCTCGTATCTGCTGTACTACTTCAAGCCAAAAGAGATGCTGGCGATCGAAATGGGCGAGTACTATAAGGGTGGCGCACGTGCTCAGGTAGTACAAAAAGTTGAAAAACAACTGTTTGAGCTCTACAAAAATCCTGAGCTAAACGTTAAACCGAAAGAACTGGAGCAGCGCGGCGGGGCCTATTACTCCGATGCGGCCTGTGAAGTGATCAATGCCATCTACAATGACAAACAGACCGAGCACTATGTCAACGTTCCTCACCATGGGCATGTTGATAACATTCCTGCGGACTGGGCGGTTGAGATGACCTGCACGCTGGGACGTAACGGTGCTACGCCGCATCCTCGGATCACCCATTTTGATGAGAAAGTGCTCGGCCTTATCTACACCATTAAAGGCTTTGAGGTTGCGGCGAGCAACGCGGCATTGAGCGGCGAGCTGAATGATGTGCTGCTGGCGTTAAACCTGAGTCCGCTGGTGCATTCTGACAGCGATGCCGAGATTCTGGCGCGTGAGCTAATTCTGGCACATGAAAAATGGCTGCCAAACTTCGCCGGGTGCATTGAGAAACTCAAAAGCGAACAACACTAA
- a CDS encoding YniB family protein, producing MTYQQAGRIAVLKRLAGWVIFIPALISTLVSVLKFMYAHSEKQEGINAVMLDFAHVMIDMMRVNTPFLNVFWYNSPTPDFQSGLNLVFWLIFILIFIGLALQDSGARMSRQARFLREGVEDQLILEQAKGSEGLSREQLESRIVVPHHTIFLQIFPLYILPVIVIVIGYFFFSLLGFL from the coding sequence ATGACGTATCAACAAGCTGGACGCATTGCCGTCTTGAAAAGGCTGGCGGGATGGGTAATTTTCATTCCCGCGCTGATTTCAACACTGGTTTCTGTACTGAAGTTTATGTATGCGCACAGCGAAAAGCAGGAGGGAATTAACGCGGTCATGCTCGATTTTGCTCACGTGATGATCGATATGATGCGGGTTAATACACCTTTTCTTAACGTGTTCTGGTATAACTCGCCAACGCCCGATTTTCAAAGTGGACTGAATCTCGTTTTTTGGCTGATATTCATCCTGATTTTTATCGGTCTGGCGTTGCAGGATTCAGGCGCCAGAATGAGCCGCCAGGCACGTTTCTTACGCGAAGGCGTTGAGGATCAGCTGATTCTGGAACAGGCAAAAGGCAGTGAAGGATTATCCCGCGAGCAACTTGAGTCGCGAATTGTGGTACCGCACCATACGATCTTCTTACAAATTTTCCCGCTTTATATTTTGCCGGTGATCGTTATCGTGATCGGCTACTTCTTCTTCTCATTGCTGGGCTTTTTGTAA
- the katE gene encoding catalase HPII, which translates to MSQNDKHPLHHSAPVHDASESQPGLDSLAPADGSHQPAPEPTPPGMQPTTSGSLKAPDVTSDKLNALDSFRKGSEDFALTTNQGVRIADDQNSLRAGNRGPTLLEDFILREKITHFDHERIPERIVHARGSAAHGYFQPYASLSATTKADFLSDENKITPVFVRFSTVQGGAGSADTVRDIRGFATKFYTEEGIFDLVGNNTPIFFIQDAHKFPDFVHAVKPEPHWAIPQGQSAHDTFWDYVSLQPETLHNVIWAMSDRGIPRSYRTMEGFGIHTFRLINAQGKATFVRFHWKPLAGKASLVWDEAQKLTGRDPDFHRRDLWEAIEAGDYPEYELGLQLIPEEDEFKFDFDLLDPTKLIPEELVPVQLVGKMVLNRNPDNFFAENEQVAFHPGHIVPGIDFTNDPLLQGRLFSYTDTQISRLGGPNFHEIPINRPTCPYHNFQRDGMHRMDIDTNPANYEPNSINDNWPRETPPGPKRGGFESYQERIEGNKIRERSPSFGEYYAQPRLFWLSQTPIEQQHIIGGFSFELSKVTRPYIRERVVEQLAHIDTALATAVARNLGFELTEEQTKIIPPANVNGLKNAPSLSLYAGAQGEIKGRVVAILLNDQVKSADLLAIMQALQAEGVHAKLLYSRMGNVVADDGSVLTIAGTFAGSPSLTVDAVIVPCGNIADIAMNGDARYYLLEAYKHLKPIALAGDARRFKATLNIKKEGEEGVVEADSADTQFMDTLLTLMTAHRVWSRAGKIDTIPA; encoded by the coding sequence ATGTCACAGAACGATAAGCACCCACTCCATCACTCAGCGCCGGTTCATGATGCCAGCGAATCCCAGCCAGGACTTGACTCACTGGCGCCAGCAGACGGTTCACATCAGCCAGCGCCTGAACCCACGCCACCAGGCATGCAACCCACCACATCCGGCAGCTTAAAAGCGCCTGACGTCACAAGTGACAAACTCAACGCGCTGGACAGTTTTCGCAAAGGAAGCGAGGATTTTGCCCTGACCACCAATCAGGGCGTGCGCATTGCGGACGATCAAAACTCTCTGCGCGCCGGAAACCGTGGGCCAACTCTGCTGGAAGACTTCATCCTGCGGGAAAAAATCACCCATTTTGATCATGAACGCATCCCGGAGAGGATCGTACATGCCCGAGGTTCTGCCGCTCACGGTTACTTTCAGCCCTATGCCAGTCTCAGCGCGACGACGAAAGCGGACTTTCTGAGTGATGAAAATAAAATCACCCCGGTTTTTGTCCGATTCTCTACGGTTCAGGGCGGCGCAGGCTCTGCGGATACGGTCAGAGATATACGGGGATTTGCGACCAAGTTTTACACTGAAGAGGGCATTTTCGACCTGGTGGGAAACAATACTCCCATCTTCTTTATTCAGGATGCCCATAAATTCCCAGATTTCGTCCATGCGGTTAAACCGGAGCCGCATTGGGCTATCCCGCAGGGCCAAAGCGCCCATGACACCTTCTGGGATTATGTCTCATTACAGCCTGAAACGTTGCACAACGTCATATGGGCAATGTCCGATCGGGGTATTCCGCGCAGCTATCGCACGATGGAAGGCTTTGGTATTCACACATTTCGGTTGATTAATGCGCAAGGGAAAGCCACCTTTGTCCGTTTCCACTGGAAACCGCTGGCAGGCAAAGCTTCGCTGGTATGGGATGAAGCGCAAAAACTTACCGGTCGGGATCCCGACTTTCATCGCCGCGATCTGTGGGAGGCGATTGAAGCGGGCGATTATCCGGAATATGAACTGGGGCTACAGCTCATTCCTGAAGAGGACGAATTCAAGTTCGATTTTGACCTGCTCGATCCAACGAAATTGATACCTGAAGAACTGGTCCCGGTACAACTCGTCGGTAAAATGGTGCTAAACCGCAATCCGGACAATTTTTTCGCCGAAAATGAGCAAGTGGCTTTTCATCCCGGACACATCGTCCCGGGCATCGATTTTACTAACGATCCCTTGTTGCAGGGCCGCTTGTTCTCCTATACCGATACCCAGATCAGTCGTCTGGGCGGGCCCAACTTCCATGAAATCCCAATTAATCGCCCAACCTGTCCGTATCATAATTTCCAGCGTGACGGCATGCATCGCATGGACATCGATACCAACCCAGCCAACTATGAACCGAATTCCATCAATGATAACTGGCCGCGTGAAACACCTCCGGGGCCAAAACGCGGTGGATTTGAGTCGTATCAGGAACGGATTGAAGGAAACAAAATCCGCGAACGCAGCCCCTCTTTCGGCGAATACTATGCGCAGCCTCGTCTGTTCTGGCTAAGTCAGACGCCAATTGAACAGCAGCATATTATCGGCGGATTCAGTTTCGAACTTAGCAAAGTTACGCGCCCCTATATCAGAGAAAGAGTGGTCGAACAGTTAGCTCATATTGATACTGCCCTCGCCACGGCGGTTGCCAGGAATCTGGGTTTTGAACTCACTGAGGAACAAACCAAAATTATACCGCCGGCCAACGTCAACGGTTTGAAAAATGCGCCGTCACTCAGTTTATATGCAGGTGCGCAAGGTGAGATTAAGGGCCGTGTGGTCGCCATTTTACTTAATGACCAGGTGAAATCGGCCGATCTGCTCGCCATCATGCAAGCCCTACAGGCCGAAGGTGTTCATGCCAAACTGCTCTATTCCCGAATGGGGAATGTGGTTGCCGACGATGGCTCCGTTCTGACAATCGCCGGTACCTTTGCGGGTTCGCCATCCCTGACGGTCGATGCAGTCATTGTTCCATGTGGGAATATTGCGGATATCGCAATGAACGGAGATGCCCGATATTACTTACTCGAAGCGTATAAACACTTAAAACCTATCGCCCTGGCTGGCGATGCTCGTCGGTTTAAAGCAACGTTGAATATCAAAAAGGAAGGAGAAGAAGGCGTGGTGGAAGCGGACAGTGCAGACACACAGTTCATGGATACCCTGCTGACGCTGATGACCGCGCACCGCGTCTGGTCACGCGCCGGAAAAATAGACACGATTCCGGCCTAA
- the chbG gene encoding chitin disaccharide deacetylase has translation MERVLIVNADDFGLSKGQNYGIVEACRNGVVTSTTALVNGAAIDHAVQLSRDIPELAVGMHFVLTLGRPLTAMPGLTRDGVLGKWIWQMAEEDTLPLDEISQELAAQYQRFIDLFGREPTHLDSHHHVHMFPQIFPIVARFAAQKGIALRIDRQAVFQASDLPETLRTSQGFSSEFYGEAISEALFLQTLDASADRGESSLEVMCHPAFIDDIIRQSAYCYPRLTELDVLTSSSLKYAIAERGYRLGSFLNV, from the coding sequence ATGGAACGCGTACTGATTGTGAATGCGGATGATTTTGGCCTGAGTAAAGGACAAAACTACGGCATTGTTGAAGCTTGTCGCAATGGTGTTGTCACCTCGACCACGGCGCTGGTTAACGGTGCGGCAATTGACCATGCGGTACAGCTGAGTCGCGACATACCTGAACTTGCCGTCGGAATGCACTTTGTTCTGACACTGGGCAGGCCGTTGACGGCAATGCCAGGCCTTACTCGTGACGGGGTACTGGGGAAATGGATCTGGCAGATGGCGGAGGAAGACACTCTGCCGCTGGATGAAATTTCTCAGGAACTGGCCGCACAGTATCAGCGTTTTATTGACCTGTTCGGGCGGGAGCCGACGCATCTGGATAGCCATCACCATGTGCATATGTTCCCGCAAATTTTCCCTATCGTAGCAAGGTTTGCTGCCCAGAAGGGGATTGCGTTGCGTATCGATCGTCAGGCGGTATTCCAGGCGTCTGACTTACCGGAAACCTTACGGACTTCCCAGGGATTCAGCAGCGAGTTTTACGGTGAAGCGATTTCTGAAGCTCTGTTTTTGCAGACGCTTGATGCGTCAGCCGATCGGGGAGAATCCTCGCTGGAAGTGATGTGTCATCCGGCTTTTATCGATGACATTATTCGTCAAAGTGCCTACTGTTACCCCCGCTTAACTGAGCTCGACGTGCTGACGTCTTCGTCACTGAAATATGCTATTGCGGAGCGCGGTTATCGTCTTGGCAGTTTTCTAAACGTGTAA
- the cedA gene encoding cell division activator CedA, translating to MMKPLRQQNRPVISYVPRVEPAPPEHAIKMDAFRDVWILRGKYVAFVLMGESFQRSPAFTVPESAQRWANQVRQENELSD from the coding sequence ATTATGAAACCTCTTCGCCAACAAAATCGTCCGGTTATCAGCTATGTTCCTCGCGTGGAGCCCGCTCCACCAGAGCATGCGATTAAAATGGATGCGTTTCGTGACGTATGGATACTGCGCGGAAAATATGTCGCTTTTGTCTTAATGGGGGAGTCGTTTCAACGTTCGCCTGCATTTACGGTCCCGGAATCAGCGCAGCGCTGGGCTAATCAGGTTCGTCAGGAAAATGAACTGAGCGATTAA
- the tcyP gene encoding cystine/sulfocysteine:cation symporter, which produces MNFPLIANIIVFIVLLFVLAQARHKQWSLAKKVLVGLVMGVVFGLALHTIYGSDSQVLKDSVQWFNIVGNGYVQLLQMIVMPLVFASILSAVARLHNASQLGKISFLTIGTLLFTTLIAALVGVLVTNLFGLTAEGLVQGGAETARLNAIETNYVGKVADLSVPQLVLSFIPKNPFADLTGANPTSIISVVIFAAFLGVAALKLLKDDAPKGERVLAAIDTLQSWVMKLVRLVMQLTPYGVLALMTKVVAGSNLQDIIKLGSFVVASYLGLGIMFVVHGILLGINGVSPLKYFRKVWPVLTFAFTSRSSAASIPLNVEAQTRRLGVPESIASFAASFGATIGQNGCAGLYPAMLAVMVAPTVGINPLDPMWIATLVGIVTVSSAGVAGVGGGATFAALIVLPAMGLPVTLVALLISVEPLIDMGRTALNVSGSMTAGTLTSQWLKQTDKTILDSDDNAELAHR; this is translated from the coding sequence ATGAACTTTCCTTTAATCGCGAACATTATCGTGTTCATAGTGCTGCTGTTCGTGCTGGCGCAAGCCCGGCACAAACAGTGGAGTCTGGCCAAAAAAGTACTGGTCGGTCTGGTCATGGGTGTCGTGTTCGGCCTTGCCCTGCACACCATTTATGGTTCCGACAGCCAGGTTCTTAAAGATTCCGTACAGTGGTTCAACATTGTCGGCAACGGTTATGTCCAGTTGCTGCAGATGATTGTTATGCCGCTGGTATTTGCATCTATTCTCAGCGCCGTTGCGCGTCTGCACAATGCCTCTCAGTTAGGTAAAATCAGCTTCCTGACCATCGGAACGCTACTGTTTACCACGCTGATTGCCGCACTGGTTGGGGTTCTGGTGACCAACCTGTTCGGCCTGACCGCCGAAGGTCTGGTGCAAGGTGGTGCCGAGACGGCCCGTCTGAACGCGATTGAAACCAACTATGTTGGCAAAGTGGCTGACCTCAGCGTTCCGCAACTGGTGCTGTCGTTTATTCCGAAAAACCCGTTTGCCGATCTGACTGGCGCCAACCCGACGTCGATTATCAGCGTAGTTATCTTCGCAGCATTCCTGGGTGTAGCCGCACTGAAACTGCTGAAAGATGATGCACCAAAAGGCGAGCGCGTTCTGGCGGCTATCGATACCCTACAAAGCTGGGTGATGAAGCTGGTTCGTCTGGTGATGCAGTTGACGCCGTACGGTGTTCTGGCACTGATGACCAAAGTGGTTGCCGGTTCCAACCTTCAGGACATCATTAAGCTGGGTAGCTTCGTCGTGGCCTCTTATCTCGGTCTGGGCATTATGTTCGTGGTTCACGGGATCCTCTTGGGTATTAACGGCGTTAGCCCGCTGAAATACTTCCGTAAGGTATGGCCGGTGCTGACTTTCGCCTTCACCAGCCGTTCCAGCGCAGCCTCAATTCCGCTGAACGTTGAAGCGCAAACCCGTCGTCTGGGCGTGCCTGAATCCATCGCCTCTTTCGCCGCCTCTTTTGGCGCCACGATTGGCCAGAATGGTTGTGCGGGTCTGTACCCGGCAATGCTGGCAGTAATGGTCGCGCCGACCGTTGGAATCAACCCGCTGGACCCAATGTGGATTGCCACGCTGGTTGGTATCGTGACCGTGAGTTCCGCAGGGGTTGCGGGTGTCGGTGGCGGTGCAACGTTTGCCGCTCTGATCGTTCTGCCTGCTATGGGTCTGCCGGTCACGCTGGTTGCGCTGTTGATCTCCGTTGAACCGCTGATCGACATGGGTCGTACTGCGTTGAACGTAAGCGGTTCCATGACTGCCGGTACGCTGACCAGTCAATGGCTGAAGCAGACCGATAAAACTATTCTGGACAGCGACGATAACGCCGAACTGGCGCATCGCTAA